Proteins encoded in a region of the Polycladomyces subterraneus genome:
- a CDS encoding Asp23/Gls24 family envelope stress response protein: MSETLSQGSIRIADDVVAVIAGLAATKTKGIASMSGGITEGWAKRVSGKNVTRGVSVEVGQLETAIDLRVIVEYGVKINEVARELQHNVKEAVETMTGLRVVEVNVKVEGVDVKEKEDEQEDRVR; the protein is encoded by the coding sequence ATGTCGGAAACCTTATCCCAAGGAAGCATACGGATTGCCGACGATGTAGTGGCAGTGATTGCTGGCTTGGCGGCTACGAAAACAAAGGGGATTGCCAGCATGTCCGGTGGTATCACCGAAGGTTGGGCCAAACGGGTCAGTGGTAAAAACGTGACGCGCGGTGTATCGGTGGAAGTGGGTCAACTGGAGACAGCCATCGATTTGCGGGTCATCGTGGAATACGGTGTCAAGATCAATGAAGTGGCGCGTGAGCTGCAACACAACGTCAAAGAGGCGGTAGAAACGATGACCGGTCTCCGCGTGGTCGAAGTCAACGTCAAGGTGGAGGGCGTCGACGTCAAGGAGAAAGAAGACGAACAGGAAGATCGCGTACGCTGA
- a CDS encoding M20 metallopeptidase family protein, with the protein MRNWNEPIRALFPQMVKWRREFHMHPEISFQEVRTSARVAEILKQAGLEVRTGVGGRGVIGILHGNGDSSHTVALRADMDALPIQDEKTCEYRSTVPGVMHACGHDAHTAALLGVAVLLSQHRDEVPGRIVFLFQHAEEVLPGGAERMIEDGALEGVDAVYGVHFWTSFPVGVVALNDHALMAGADTFHIEVIGKGGHGGLPHETVDAIAIASHLVVNLQTVVSRQIDPLKSGVITIGHIQGGRACNVIAERCVMTGTIRTLDPTLREFISARISEVTEQTCRMYGATYRVDFDWGTPPLVNHTVEAHRMAEVARKIVGNAKVWEVPPMMAGEDFAYYLQQRPGAFCFVGAGNPERGIRYPHHHPLFDIDEEAMKVSAALLIETAMSYLRGDPVN; encoded by the coding sequence ATGCGAAATTGGAATGAACCGATTCGTGCGCTGTTCCCGCAAATGGTGAAATGGCGCCGTGAATTTCATATGCATCCGGAAATCTCTTTCCAGGAAGTGCGCACTTCGGCACGGGTAGCGGAAATCCTGAAACAAGCCGGTCTGGAGGTGCGCACTGGTGTTGGCGGAAGGGGTGTGATCGGGATTCTTCACGGTAACGGCGATTCGTCACACACTGTGGCCTTGCGTGCCGATATGGATGCGTTGCCCATTCAGGATGAGAAGACGTGTGAATACCGGTCCACCGTACCCGGCGTTATGCACGCCTGCGGTCATGATGCTCACACGGCTGCTCTGCTCGGTGTAGCCGTTCTGCTTAGTCAACACCGTGATGAGGTTCCCGGTCGGATCGTTTTTTTGTTTCAGCACGCCGAAGAAGTCCTTCCCGGAGGGGCAGAGCGCATGATCGAAGACGGTGCGTTGGAGGGAGTGGATGCCGTCTACGGTGTTCATTTCTGGACCTCTTTTCCCGTCGGGGTTGTCGCTTTGAATGATCACGCCCTGATGGCCGGGGCGGACACATTTCATATCGAGGTGATCGGCAAAGGTGGGCACGGCGGTTTGCCGCATGAAACGGTGGATGCGATCGCCATCGCATCCCATTTGGTCGTCAATCTGCAAACTGTTGTCAGCCGGCAAATCGATCCACTCAAGTCGGGTGTCATCACCATTGGTCACATTCAAGGCGGTCGGGCGTGCAATGTGATCGCAGAACGGTGCGTGATGACAGGCACGATACGTACATTGGATCCGACGCTTCGGGAATTTATCTCCGCCAGAATCAGCGAGGTGACTGAACAGACTTGCCGGATGTACGGGGCCACTTATCGCGTTGATTTCGATTGGGGCACACCTCCACTGGTCAATCATACTGTCGAAGCCCACAGAATGGCCGAAGTGGCCCGAAAGATCGTAGGCAACGCAAAAGTGTGGGAAGTGCCTCCGATGATGGCAGGAGAGGACTTTGCCTACTACCTGCAACAGCGCCCGGGCGCTTTCTGTTTTGTCGGTGCGGGCAATCCTGAGCGCGGCATCCGTTATCCGCATCATCATCCATTATTTGATATTGACGAAGAGGCGATGAAAGTGTCGGCCGCGTTGCTCATTGAGACCGCGATGTCGTATTTGCGGGGAGATCCGGTGAATTAA
- a CDS encoding HAD family hydrolase, translating into MVACLIFDLEDTLCDYRQAMENAKQKVSDILRGIGVDPASFWTRYHQLEPVLFQQFTEKKLTVEEYRVERYADVLREWDKSKLEWVDRLNAVYMNEANHRIQLFEDVIPFLANMKKNGVMGAVLTNGPADGQRNKMAALGLTDYVDKIYISAEIGYSKPAREAFQYVLDDLRLSATDVWTIGDSLAVDVKGAHQVGIKAILLDRANKYPDYAGPKVRSLIELL; encoded by the coding sequence GTGGTTGCGTGCCTGATTTTCGATCTGGAAGATACGCTGTGCGACTATCGGCAAGCGATGGAAAACGCAAAACAAAAGGTGAGTGACATTTTACGCGGGATTGGTGTCGATCCCGCTTCGTTTTGGACAAGATACCATCAATTGGAACCCGTTCTGTTTCAACAGTTTACCGAAAAGAAGCTGACTGTGGAGGAATATCGGGTCGAAAGGTACGCGGATGTTTTGAGAGAGTGGGATAAGAGCAAGCTGGAATGGGTGGACCGTTTGAACGCGGTGTACATGAACGAAGCGAACCATCGGATTCAGCTGTTTGAAGATGTGATCCCGTTTCTTGCAAATATGAAGAAAAACGGAGTGATGGGAGCCGTTTTGACCAACGGGCCTGCCGACGGGCAGCGCAACAAGATGGCGGCATTGGGGTTGACCGATTATGTGGACAAGATCTACATCAGTGCCGAGATAGGCTATTCGAAACCGGCGAGGGAGGCGTTCCAATACGTGTTGGATGATTTGCGGCTCTCCGCCACGGATGTGTGGACGATCGGAGATTCACTCGCTGTCGATGTCAAAGGGGCCCATCAGGTCGGGATCAAAGCGATTCTGCTTGATCGTGCAAATAAGTATCCGGATTATGCAGGCCCCAAAGTGCGTAGCCTGATTGAATTACTGTAA
- a CDS encoding YugN family protein, whose amino-acid sequence MLEEVQLKGIRKTFGEVESVLTGLGFVRWSWDYNKAVYDMKFHDEKTGQDYYLRIMARAVEGQLENPKAIVELENAAFAHHIFPHGLDYSVEIPEAFREAIASVLKETHQKLTT is encoded by the coding sequence GTGTTGGAAGAAGTCCAGTTGAAAGGGATTCGCAAAACGTTTGGCGAAGTGGAAAGCGTTTTGACCGGCTTGGGCTTTGTTCGCTGGTCATGGGATTACAACAAAGCTGTTTACGACATGAAATTCCATGATGAAAAAACAGGTCAGGACTACTATCTGCGCATCATGGCCCGGGCAGTGGAAGGACAGTTGGAAAACCCCAAGGCCATAGTGGAATTGGAAAATGCCGCATTTGCCCATCATATTTTTCCACACGGACTGGATTACTCGGTAGAGATCCCTGAAGCATTCCGGGAAGCCATTGCCTCCGTCTTGAAAGAAACTCATCAAAAATTGACCACATGA
- a CDS encoding SDR family oxidoreductase: MDLGLKGKVVLVTAASRGLGRAIAHRLASEGAKVAVCSRDQARVEQTAQAIAEQTGAEVFPVTADVSQAEPVNKLIDEVVGRWGRIDVLVCNAGGPPSGTFEMFDDEVWQRAFETNLLSVVRLVRAALPHMSKGGKIITIASTSVKQPIPGLILSNTMRAGVAGLMKSLAEELAPRGILVNTVCPGRIATDRVQELDESLAEKKGVSVEEVRRTVSAQIPLGRYGEPDEFARVVAFLASEANTYVTGQVLMIDGGMVKAL, from the coding sequence TTGGATCTCGGACTGAAAGGTAAAGTGGTGTTGGTGACAGCAGCCAGTCGGGGATTGGGACGTGCGATCGCTCACCGTTTGGCTTCTGAGGGAGCCAAAGTGGCTGTTTGCAGCAGGGATCAGGCTCGTGTGGAACAAACCGCTCAGGCGATCGCCGAGCAAACTGGAGCCGAAGTGTTCCCCGTGACGGCTGACGTATCGCAGGCGGAACCGGTGAACAAGCTGATCGATGAAGTGGTCGGTCGGTGGGGACGGATCGATGTTTTGGTGTGCAATGCGGGTGGACCGCCCAGTGGCACATTTGAGATGTTTGACGATGAGGTGTGGCAACGAGCGTTTGAAACCAATCTGCTGAGCGTGGTGCGATTGGTGCGGGCTGCTTTGCCGCATATGTCCAAAGGCGGCAAAATCATCACCATCGCTTCCACCAGTGTCAAACAGCCGATCCCCGGTTTGATTTTGTCCAATACGATGCGGGCCGGGGTGGCCGGTCTGATGAAGTCGTTGGCTGAGGAGCTGGCTCCGCGCGGGATCTTGGTCAATACGGTTTGCCCGGGTCGTATCGCCACGGATCGCGTGCAAGAGTTGGATGAGTCTCTCGCCGAGAAAAAAGGCGTATCAGTGGAGGAAGTGCGCAGAACTGTATCCGCTCAAATTCCACTGGGACGCTATGGAGAGCCGGACGAATTTGCCCGTGTAGTCGCGTTTCTGGCTTCTGAAGCCAACACTTATGTGACGGGTCAGGTGTTGATGATAGACGGCGGAATGGTGAAAGCATTATAA
- a CDS encoding NYN domain-containing protein, with product MNLEKHIAVFIDLENVYYGLKKYHMDPDHPDAHHNLFLRLQEHYGKDKIRMMEAYADFEQLDLSMMSLQRKRVHVHQVYGNGRGGEERKNAADIQLCLDAMEVLYEIPEVTTFVIVSADQDMIPLLDRLWSYGKKVELFCLFDESLSKSAQLPEFCDRIYNLFEFLHIPQFQNLSQMDRLVQSAIIHIYEWYEDPNNFDKSYGSSWIKKDFMRKFRLSDAEANDLFTRLVRGRYLEPYEIGVDGKKFYGYRTNMEHPQVRLIVKIAGYMVG from the coding sequence ATGAATTTGGAGAAACATATCGCCGTGTTCATCGATTTGGAAAATGTCTATTACGGACTGAAGAAATACCATATGGATCCGGATCATCCCGATGCGCACCACAACTTGTTTCTGCGGTTGCAGGAACATTACGGCAAGGATAAGATCCGTATGATGGAGGCGTACGCCGATTTTGAACAACTTGACTTGTCCATGATGAGCCTGCAGCGCAAACGGGTGCATGTCCATCAGGTGTATGGTAACGGACGGGGCGGGGAAGAACGGAAAAACGCCGCAGACATCCAGCTTTGCTTGGATGCGATGGAAGTGTTATACGAGATTCCCGAGGTGACGACATTTGTCATTGTCAGTGCCGACCAGGACATGATCCCTTTGCTGGATCGTCTGTGGTCTTACGGTAAAAAGGTGGAGCTTTTCTGCCTGTTTGACGAGAGCCTCTCCAAATCCGCCCAGCTTCCCGAATTTTGTGATCGGATTTACAACCTGTTCGAATTTTTGCACATTCCTCAGTTTCAGAATCTCTCCCAAATGGATCGATTGGTTCAAAGCGCCATCATCCATATTTATGAGTGGTACGAGGACCCCAACAATTTTGACAAGAGCTACGGCAGCTCCTGGATCAAGAAGGATTTCATGCGCAAGTTCCGATTGTCCGACGCCGAAGCGAACGATTTGTTCACCAGGCTTGTGAGGGGACGTTATTTGGAGCCTTACGAGATCGGCGTGGATGGAAAGAAATTCTACGGATACCGAACCAATATGGAACATCCGCAGGTGCGGTTGATCGTCAAAATCGCCGGGTATATGGTAGGATAG
- a CDS encoding DUF421 domain-containing protein, producing the protein MDFLEVIFQTVIAFMVILVLTMILGKQQIAQMTYFEYINGITFGSIAATLATDIDQHTWQHLIGLVLFGGLTLLLSYLSLKNRKARRWLEGDPVIVIQNGQIMEENLKKNRFHFDEVMELLRQKGVFDISQVQQAVLENDGQITVMLKPQYQPLTKDSMSKPPGPANMPMELVIDGQVIYENLQKARKNGQWLMNQIRKQKGVQSLRDVYYASLQSDGTLYVDVRNDQV; encoded by the coding sequence ATGGATTTTTTGGAGGTAATCTTTCAGACGGTCATCGCTTTCATGGTGATTCTGGTGTTAACCATGATTCTCGGAAAGCAGCAAATCGCCCAGATGACTTATTTCGAATATATCAACGGGATCACATTCGGGTCAATAGCGGCCACATTGGCGACCGACATCGACCAGCATACGTGGCAGCATTTGATCGGACTGGTGTTGTTCGGGGGGTTGACCTTGCTGTTGTCGTACCTCTCACTGAAAAATCGCAAAGCCCGCCGCTGGTTAGAGGGAGACCCGGTCATCGTCATCCAAAACGGCCAGATCATGGAGGAAAATCTGAAAAAAAACCGGTTTCATTTCGACGAAGTGATGGAACTGTTGCGACAAAAAGGCGTGTTCGACATCTCCCAAGTTCAGCAGGCCGTATTGGAAAACGACGGACAAATCACGGTGATGCTGAAACCGCAATATCAGCCGCTCACCAAAGACAGTATGTCCAAGCCACCGGGACCTGCCAATATGCCGATGGAATTGGTGATCGACGGCCAGGTGATCTATGAAAACCTGCAAAAGGCCCGCAAAAATGGACAGTGGCTCATGAACCAAATCCGGAAGCAAAAAGGGGTGCAGTCACTTCGTGACGTCTATTACGCCAGC